From the Bos javanicus breed banteng chromosome 7, ARS-OSU_banteng_1.0, whole genome shotgun sequence genome, the window aaattattttctacatGCAAGTAGTATGAATAGTTTCCCCCACATGGGATCACTGATTATAAAAAGATGACACACCATATAGGCTatcttttttaactgaaaagcTAGCAAACTAATTATTATATCTCCTCCCAAACCACTGAGTAGTAACTGAGCCTTCAAAGCTGAGaggattaaaaatgcaaaaataagccCTCAGACCCAATTAAGGAAGCCCTGCTACATACAGGCTAATGAATACCAGGGGTACTTACTCCTCCAGGAAGATTAAAGACACTCTGATAACCCCACTCAAAGCATTTACCTCAAGTAGCCTTTATCCAGTTTCCAGTTGAATAAAGATAATACGTTGTTAAATTCTATTTCAGAAGGTTTTTTGCAAGTTGCTTTATTTACAACGCCAACTTTAAAAGTCACTGAACTAAAATTAACTGGACAATAAACTAGGCAgaaattgctttacaaaaagGGAAAGCCCAAAATGCCACTTTCTATAGGGAACCCACAGTTCAATTTTAttcagagcaaagaaaagaaactttcaaTCACACTAGAAGAAACTGGGCCTTAAGTTTGGGAACTGTACTGAAACTACACATGCAATGAGGACAACATTCTGCTGATACAATTGACTTGCTGCTGCATTTGTTGACTCTTTTTCTAATATTAACAATTATAAACAAAGCAGTGCAACTAGTATTTGGAATAATCCTTACAGTGTTACAGCGTTAGACACGAAATTTCACTTCTCCTCACACCACTGGTTCTCTTTGCGTACCTAGAAGAGACACATATAAGGAAGTACCTTAAGTAGTCTTTACTAAAACCACTACCTAATGATTCATCAATAGCCTGTGAGGTAGGTTagaaagacagactgaaaactagtaaaaaaaaaaaaaaaaacagattaataaGAGTATACTTTCAGGTtgccattctttccttcctgagtttttTTATTGTGCCCTGCTGAAATTatcaaaaaaagcaaagacaattgGCAATTACAGCTTTAGTCATGACCTGTGTCAACAAAATCATTCTGATCTATTCATTTCTTCTCAGTACACTAGTTATCCTGGCATACAATCCATAGGGCCTGCTCCTCTGAAGTAAAATACTGATGGTTTACATGTAAGGTCCCAGGTCCAAAACTAGTAACTGCTAAGGAACAAACATCAAACTGCACTATAAGAACTAATTGTTGTTATGCTTATAAAAGATCAGTATCATCTAAGTGCTTAGGCTAAGACACCAGTATATTTTTAGCATACCAAAGGGACCTATTTTCCCTCAAGTAAGGTAAAGACTTCTTGATATAAACACCTCTATTCCTAGCATGCTATgggtttttagtttctttaaaagcATGTGATTAAGAACAAGCTGTTAGCTACCTACCTGGGCTTCCTCTTCTTCAGTAAAATCATTTTTGATATTGAATGTCTTTCGAATCTCCTCAGGAGTTTTGCCCTTGATCATATTAGCAACAGTCTTGCAGGTAACATCAAGCAAACCTTTGATGTCTAAATAGTTTGCTGCCTGTAAAGtaattgtcatttttattatatacttGATGCTTTAAATCAAATCCAAAGTTAGTGACTAAAATGAACATCTAATTCAGCTTAAAAAGCTAgtcaattttaagaaattaaagactTTGTTAAATCTTAAAGCCCAAAACAGGTCTACCTTGGAAGTATACACTTCAAAGCATATTCTGCTGTCATTAATCTTCTACATCCTTGTGGATTCTGTCTATCTGTTTCACCAGAAACAGATGTTGAGATCTCAACTGAGATTACAATTATGATTGTGGATTTACATACTTATCCTTCTACTGGTTTTGTTTCACTTTCTAGAAATTCTGCTCTTAAAAGTACAAAAACATTTAGGATTCCTATGTCCTCTTAATAATGAACAgatcctttatcattatatagtgaACCTCTTTAATCCTTTCATTCTTCACCCTGAAATCTAATATAGtcactctagttttcttttggTTATTACTGTTAGCATATTTTTTCCACCGTTTATAAACTTAATTGTGTCTTTATATTCAAAGTGAGTTTTTCTGGTAAAAATAGCTAAGTCTTATTTTTCTATCCAATTACTTGTGGTGACCATTTACATCTTTTTATTCTGGTAAAAAGTCACATAATACAAAACATATtactttaaccatatttaactgcaCAGTTCAAGGGCACTAACTACATTCACCCTGCTGTGCAACTCTCACCGTCTTCtatttcctgaatttttcactttcctaaactgaaactctgtcctcaTTAAACATTTAATTCTCCATTCTCCCTCTCCatagaccatttacatttaacgTGGTTATCGATACGTAGGTTTAAATATAGCACTGCACaagtttaaagttaaaattcAGTATCAATGAATGTAACAAATGAAAAGTGCTAAAGGTTATGCCAAAAATATCCTATACTATGCATTAAAAACATACCAATATAAGTTCAAAGAGTGTCCCTTGGTCAACTTTCAGGAATTCTTGATCCCAAACAGGTATATCATCTGTTCGTTTTTCTTTGTTCTCATCatcctcaggaggaggaggaTCATCCTTGTGGTGAGTGCACCACTGAATGACCTACAACATAAAAAGTTTATTCTTATGTGGCATTTTATAACAAGGTACTTCCAACTGCTGGGGCAAGTTCATTCCTACACAGGGACTGGCTATACGTCAGCTTGAATAAAGTTAGTAGCCAAGCTTGACAATCACAACCCTAGAGGATGGAAGATCTTATATAACAGCAaaccagtaaggacctaacagaagcagaagagattaagaaaaggtggcaagaacacacagaagaattgtacaaaaaaggtcttaattacccagataaccacagtggtgtggttagagttagacatcctggagtctgaaagtcaagtgggccttaggaacaattactatgaacaaagctagtgggggtgattgaattcaagctgagctatttcaaattctaaaagatgatgttgttaaagtgctgcactcaaccaGCAAATCTATAAAACTCAGCAAAgcccacaggaccagaaaaggtcaattttcattccaatcccaaagaaaggaaatgagaaagaaatgttcaaactactgtacaattgcattcatttcacaggctagcaaggttatgctcaaaatccttcaggctaggcttcggcagtatgtgaactgagaacttccagaaatacaagttgaatttagaaaaggcagaagaaccaaactGCCAACGTTCGCTGCcttatggagaaagcaagagaattccaggaaaacatctactgctgcttcaataactacactaaagcctttgagaaTGTGGATtgtaacaaactggaaaattcttagagcgatgggagtaccagatccccttacctgtctcttgagaaacctgtatgcgggtcaagaagcaacagttagaaccagatatggagcAACTGGttcaaaaatggaaaaggagtagaacaaggctgtatattgccaccctccttatttaacttgtatgcaaagaacatcatgtgaaatgtcaggctagatgaatcacaatctggaataaagattgctgggagaaatatcaacaacctcagatatgcacatgataccactctaatgacagatagtctcttggtgagggtgaaagaggagagtgaaaaaactggcttgaaactcaatactcaaaaaactaagatcatggcatctggtcccatcacttcgtggcaaataaaagggaaaaatgtggaagcagtgacagattttattttcttgggctccaaaatcactgcagccatgaaattaaaagatgcttgctccttggaagaaaagctatgacaaacccagacagcgtattaaaaatcagagacatcactttgccagcaaaactgctgcttttgaattgtgatgctggagaagactcttgagaggagatcaaaccagtcaatcctaaaggaaatcaaccctgaatattcattagctaaagaaaataaatcctgaatactcattagaaggactgatgctgaaactgaagctccaatactgtggccacctgatgcggaagagctgactcactggaaaagaccctga encodes:
- the SKP1 gene encoding S-phase kinase-associated protein 1 isoform X1, with the protein product MPSIKLQSSDGEIFEVDVEIAKQSVTIKTMLEDLGMDDEGDDDPVPLPNVNAAILKKVIQWCTHHKDDPPPPEDDENKEKRTDDIPVWDQEFLKVDQGTLFELILAANYLDIKGLLDVTCKTVANMIKGKTPEEIRKTFNIKNDFTEEEEAQVRKENQWCEEK
- the SKP1 gene encoding S-phase kinase-associated protein 1 isoform X2, with product MMPSIKLQSSDGEIFEVDVEIAKQSVTIKTMLEDLGMDDEGDDDPVPLPNVNAAILKKVIQWCTHHKDDPPPPEDDENKEKRTDDIPVWDQEFLKVDQGTLFELILAANYLDIKGLLDVTCKTVANMIKGKTPEEIRKTFNIKNDFTEEEEAQVGS